Part of the Candidatus Baltobacteraceae bacterium genome is shown below.
TTCGTGGTGGGCGACCAACCCGCGCATGCGTACGCTGTGAATCGGGACATTTGCCGGGCCGCCCTCCTTAGCGATGCGTTCGGCCGTGATCTTGGCGGTTCCGGAAGGGGCGTCTTTCTTCTTGTCATGATGCATCTCGATGATCTCGACGCTGGGAAAGAAGCGCGCGGCTTCGCCGGCGAACTTCATCATCAACGCAGCAGCGATCGAAAAATTCGGCACGAGCATCGCCCCCAGATCGCGTTCGCGCGCCATTGCCTCGAGCGCGTCGCGCTCTTGCATACCCCATCCCGTTGCGCCGATCACCGGGCGCACGCCGTGGGCGAGCGCGTTCATCGAGATCTGCACCGTGTCGGGATAGGTGGTGAGGTCGAGCAGCACGTCGGGCTTACCGTTTCTCATGAGCTCGTCGAAATCGGTGACGATCGCCTCGTCCGGCACGCGCGTGCGCGCCAAGCCGCCGGCGTAGGTAACGTCGGTGGCTTCTCTGAGTGCGGTGCAAGCTACTCGGCCCATTCTGCCGAGAGCACCAGCTACGGCGACTCGGAGCATAAATGGCTCATATGGAAAAGCCCGGCTTGCTACACCTTCTCGAGCGGAGCATATTTTAACATCAGCATCTTCTGGCCGACGTTCGGGAAGTCGATCGTCACCAGGCCGTCGCCGCCGGCGCCGACCACGCCGCGGATGGTGCCCTCGCCCCACTTCGGATGGCGCACCCGGTCCCCGTCGCGCAGATCCATCGACATGCCCGCGCCGGCGGATTCGTGAATCGAGACCTCGCGCCAGCGCCCGCCGGAGGGACGCGGAAGCACGACGCTATCGCTCTCGAGCACTTCCAATCCCGGCATCTCTTCGATGAAACGCGATTTCGGATAGGCGTAGGTGTTGCCGAAGAGCGCGCGCCGCTGCGCGTATGAAAGGAAGAGCCGGTCCATCGCCCGGGTCACGCCGACGTACGCCAAGCGGCGCTCTTCTTCGAGTTCGGTCACGTCGGTCAGCGCGCGGCTGTGCGGGAAGACGCCTTCCTCGAGACCGGTGAGGAACACGTGCGTGAACTCGAGCCCTTTCGCACCGTGCATCGTCATCAGCGTGACGTACGACGAGTCGGGATCCAGCGCGTCCAGATCGCTGATCAGCGCGACGTTGGTGAGAAATCCCGAGAGCGATGGCTCGGGCTCGCCGCCCTCGTACTCGCGCGCGACGCCGATGAGTTCTTGAAGGTTCTCGATGCGCGCTCGCGCGTCGTGTGTTTCCTCGGCCTGCAGTTCGCGCACGTAGCCGGAATCTTCCATCACGCTCACCAGCAAGTCGGCCACGCTGAGGCCCTTGAGCC
Proteins encoded:
- a CDS encoding dihydrodipicolinate reductase C-terminal domain-containing protein yields the protein MLRVAVAGALGRMGRVACTALREATDVTYAGGLARTRVPDEAIVTDFDELMRNGKPDVLLDLTTYPDTVQISMNALAHGVRPVIGATGWGMQERDALEAMARERDLGAMLVPNFSIAAALMMKFAGEAARFFPSVEIIEMHHDKKKDAPSGTAKITAERIAKEGGPANVPIHSVRMRGLVAHHEVLFGIDGELLTIRHDTLSRESFAPGMLAAVRAVMSVRGLQVGLDA